Below is a genomic region from Roseimicrobium gellanilyticum.
GCCTGATGGTTTGCTTTACAGCGACACGCCACGCTTCCACGGCAGGAAGTCATCCTGGCCCAAGGCCACGGCCTTCGGTGTGTATTCACCACTGGCGGTGGCGATGGTCAGCTCCAGCATTTCTTCCCCGGCTTGCTCTACCGTCTTCTTTCCGGTGATGATGGGGCCGGCGTCGTAGTCGATGACGTCGCCCATGCGGAGGGCGAGTTCGGTGTTGGTGGAGATCTTGAGGGTGGGGCAGATGGGATTGCCGGTGGGGGTTCCGAGGCCGGTGGAAAAGAGCATCACGGTGCAGCCGGCACCTGCGAGGGCGGTGGTGCTTTCCACATCGTTGCCAGGGGTGCAGACGAGGGCGAGGCCGGGCTTGGTGATGGGTTCGGGATAGTCGAGTACATCGGTCACGGGGGAGGTGCCGCCCTTCTTCGCGGCACCGGCGGACTTGATGGCATCTGTGATCAAGCCATCGCGAATGTTGCCGGGCGAGGGATTCGCATCAAAGCCGCTGCCGCAGGCTTCGGCAGCACGCTGGTAGGCGCGCATGAGATGCACGAAGCGATCAGCCAATGTCGCGGTGACGCAGCGATTGCTGAGTTCCTGCTCAATGCCGCAGAGTTCAGGGAACTCGGAGAGCGCGGCGGTGCCACCGAGTGCGACCAACAGGTCTGCGGTGTGGCCGATTGCGGGGTTCGCGGAGATGCCGGAGAAGCCATCGCTGCCGCCACACTCCACGCCCACGATGAGATCACTGATGGGACACGGTTCGCGACGTAAGTCATTCGCCTCTGCCATGCCGAGAAAGGTGGTCTTGATGGCGCGGCTCATCATGTCGCGCTCGGAGGCGCTCTTCTGCTGCTCGAAGATGTGCAGCGGTTTCGCGAAGTGTGGATGGTGATCCGCGAGTGCCTTCTCCAAGAGACTCACTTGCGCATGCTGACATCCGAGACTGAGCACCGTGGCGCCTGCGACATTCGGATGCGCGATGTATCCGGCAAGCAGGGCGCACAACGCTTCCGCATCCTGCCGTGTGCCGCCGCAGCCCAAGCCGTGTTCCAGGAACTTCACGCCATCGACGTGCGGGAACAGAGGTTTGGATGTGGAGGTTTCGTCAATGCTTGCCGCCAAAGCTTCGAGTTCGGATTTCGAAACACCCTTTTGATGCATCGCGGCGAGCTGTCGTGCGAATTGCTGGTACGGTCCGGTCTTCTTGTAGCCGAGTTCCGTCTGCAGCGCTTCGCGCATGAAGTTGAGATTGCGGTTCTCGCAGAATACGAGCGGGATCACCACCCAGTAGTTTGCTGAGCCCGCGCGTCCTGTGGGCCGCTTGTAGCCTGCAAACGTGCGTGACTTCCACCGCGAGACATCCGGCGTGCTCCAGGCGATCTCCTGCTGCTTGCCGCCGAAGGCATCTGAGTCGTGCTTGAGATTGTGGGTGTGCACGAGGGCTCCTGCGGCGATGGCCTGTGTCGTGCGCCCGACGGTCACGCCGTACATGGTCACGCGATCCCCGGCAGCGAAATTGCGTGCGGCGAATTTCTGCTTCGCGCCAATGTCCCCGGGGAGGCTCCAAGCCTCGTGATCCAGTTGGTAGGTATGGCCCGCCTTGAGCGGTTGCAGCGCTACGATGAGATCATCGGCAGGGTGGATGCGGAGGATGGAGCGCATGAGCGTGGGTGAGAGGTGGGGATGATCATCCCTGAACGGCTGACAATCAAGTGGTGCTGCGTTGGGATGAGGGGTGGTTTCAGAGTCATTTGACGGGAAGCCGAGAGAACGGAAAATCCCGAACGTTTACATTGCATCTGCGACCCATTCTCAATACCTTCGGACTCCGCATCATGCCCACTGCCACCACCCTCTGCCAACTGCCTCCCGGCGCGTCCGCGGTCATTGAAGACATTCCCGTTGGGCATGATGAACATATCACGCGCTTGCGTGAGCTCGGGCTGGTGCCGGGTACCAAAGTACGTCTTGTGCGTCGTGCGCCCCTTGGCGATCCCATCGAAATTTCGGTGCGTGGCTCCCGCCTTGCCATGCGCCGCAGCGAAGCCCAGCACATCAAGATTCTTCCCCAGTAGTCCATTTCATGTCTGGAGCTGTAGCTGACGTCATGCCGGAGCAGCCGGCGGGAGTCTCGACCCGTGAGACCCTCTTTGCCATTGTAGGCAATCCGAACTGCGGAAAGAGCACCATCTTCAATGCGTTGACGGGCCTGAAGCAAAAGGTCGCGAACTATCCTGGCGTGACCGTGGAGAAGCGTGAGGGCTCCTGCATGTCCCTGCACGGGAAGCGGATGCGGCTCATCGACCTTCCCGGTGCCTACAGCCTGAACGCACGCTCGCCCGATGAGGCCGTGGTGCGTGATGTGCTCTTTGGCCGCCGTCGCGATACGCCCCGGCCTGACGCGGTGGTCATCGTGGCAGATGCGGCGAACCTGGAGCGCAATCTCTATCTGACCACTCAGGTGCTGGAACTGGGGCTGCCTGCCCTCGTGGTGCTGAACATGATGGACGTGGCCGAGGCCAAGCAGTGGCGCATTGACCTCGCCCAGCTCAGCCAGAAGCTCGGTGTGCCCATCATTCCCATGCAGGCGAGCGTTGGGAAGGGGCTCGTGGAATTGAAAGCCGCCATGAGCCGCAAGCTTGAGGCTCCGCCGAAGCACGAGCCCCCCATGCCTGCGGACATCACCCGTGCGCTGAATGAGGTGCGCGGTGATCTGGTGAATGCCGGTGCCGTGCACAATGAAGCCTCGCTGCTGGAGCCGCTTTATCTCATCTCCGATCATGATCCGGAACACTACGGCATCAAGGACGAGCACGTGAACCGCATTGCCGCTGCTCATGATACGTTGGAGAAAAAGTTTCCCGGGTGGGAGGACACGCTGGCGGGTGCGAGGTACGAGGCGATTGAGAAGATGTTGGATGGCGTCCTGCGCCGCCCTGAGCGTGAGGAGAGCACCTTCACGGACAAGCTCGACCGCTTCCTGCTGCATCCTGTTTGGGGTGTGGTGACACTCATTGGTTTGATGGCAGTGCTGTTCTACACCGTGTTCAGCGTGGCCGAGGGGCCCATGGGCTGGATTGAGGATGCATTTGGCGCCATTGGCTCCTGGGTGGAAGGCGCCATGCCGGAGGGCGATCTGCGTGACCTCATCGTGAATGGGGTCGTTGCGGGTGTAGGCGGTGTGGTGGTGTTCCTGCCGCAGATTCTCATCCTCTTCTTCTTCATCGGCCTCATGGAGGACTCGGGCTACATGTCGCGCGTGGCCTTCATCATGGACCGCATCATGGGGAAGGTGGGGTTGAACGGAAAATCCTTCGTGCCCTTCCTGAGCGCCTACGCGTGCGCGGTGCCTGGCATCATGGCGACGCGTACGATTGCGAGCTTGAAGGATCGCATCGTCACCATCCTGGTCACCCCCTTGGCGAGCTGCTCGGCACGTCTGCCGGTGTATGCGCTCATGATCGCAGCCATGCTGCCCTCGGGTGAAGTTCCCGCTTGGACGAAGGCCATGATCCTGCTTGCCATGTATCTCCTCGGTACGGTGGGCGCATTCTTCTTCGCGTGGATCTTCAATCGCACGCTCATGAAGGGACAAAGCAGTCTCATGGTGCTGGAGATGCCCAGCTACAAGCGTCCTTCCATCCGGCAACTGCTCCTCTTCATGCTCGAGCGTGGCCGCATTTTCCTGCGCCGCGCCGGCACCGTGATTCTCGGTCTTTCCATCCTTCTCTGGGCGGCCATGACCTACCCCAAGACTCCGGATGCGGACAAGTCCGTGAATCTTGCGAACAGCATTGCGGGCCAGGCTGGCCATCTTGTGGAGCCCCTGATCAAGCCACTGGGCTTTGATTGGAAGATTGGCATCGGTCTCATTGCCAGCTTCGCGGCGCGTGAAGTCTTCAACAGCACCATGGGAATCGTGTATGCCGTGCAGGAGGAGGACGATGAAGAGAGCGTCCATCTCCGCGAGCACATGGCCGCCGAAAAGTGGCCGGATGGATCCCCGGTGTTCACGCCGCTGGTGTGTGTGAGCATCATGGTCTTCTTCGTCTTTGCCATGCAGTGCCTGAGCACCGTGGCCGTGGTGAAGCGCGAGACGAACGGCTGGAAGTGGCCGCTCTTCCAGATTGGCTACATGACGGCCGCAGCCTGGCTGGCCAGTTTCATCGTCTACCAAGGAGGATGCCTGCTGGGCTTCTGACCTCATGAACGCATCGAACGACTGGCAATCCTGGGCCGCACTCCTCGTGGTGATCGGCACGGTGATCGTCTTCGTGAAGCGCACGTTCTGGAAGAAGAAAAGGGCAGGAGGATGCGCCTCCTGCGGCAGTGGCCCTTCCAAGCCCGTCACGAGTTCCCGAATTTCGCCACGATGAGTTCATCCTGGTGACCTTCAGGGTTTGGTCTGTGGCGGGAATTCCAGCTCGACCATCTCCGGCACCACCTCCGTGAGGCCTATCTCAAACCATTCGGTGTTGGTTGGAAGATTGGTGTCGAAGGTGACGCGGTTCGAGGTGAGGCCTTCGTCATCTACTTCCCACGCCCGATATTCGGCTCCTGTTCCGGGATGTGTCGTGTTCCCCTGGGAATCCCGGAGGTGCCACGAGGTGCATTCATGCCGTGGGGTGATCCGCAAGTCCGCGAGCCTGAAAGAGACCACGCCCTCGGACCGATTCTGCACGGAAAAGAGCGTGGCCTCAGCATTCCCGCTGCGCGCAGTCATGTTCTGAGCCTGTCCAAGCCCCGGCTTGGGCACCACCACCTGTTTGAATTCAAACGATGTGCGCGGCGGGCGACTGTGACTGAAGCGAGGAGACAGCCAGAAGCGCACTCGCAAGGGGTATCTCGATGGCCACCCGGCGGTGCGGCACACGATTTCCTGCGCCTGCTCGGCGGGGATCCGCTTTACTTTCACGAGCGGCATCACATCCCAACCACCGGCGGCGTTGCAGATCGTGGTATTCCAGACCTGCACGCCATCATCCGCGTCATGCCATGGATCGCAGCGAAGCCGGAAGGTGACTTCCTGAAGGAGTTCTGTGCGTGGAGCGTCGAGACGAAAGTGTTCTGCGGTGATTCGTTGCGTGCCCACCAAGCCCTTGGAAGAGGCGTGCGAGGACAGGACTGACCGATGTCTGTAAAAGGGATTCTCGATGGTGAACTCAGAAATGGGAGTGCCATAAGGTCCCTTGGGTTTGATTCCTCTGAATTCGAAGCGGAGGGTCAGGCTTTTACTGTCCGAAGGATACTCACCCTGCAGCAACCGAACGGGCAGTGGTGCTTTGGGCGACTTTGATGATGGCGTGGAGCTGAATACAGGGACATTCTGCCCGGAGTCATCTTTGACGGTGATGCTCCACTCCGCGAAGTCCATGGGCTGGCTCGCAGCGAGTGCGATCACCTGAGGCTTCATGGAGCCATAGGTCTCTCGTTTTGGCCGCGGGAATGCCTTGATTTTTGATGATGCCCAAGAAGGCAGGCGTGCATGAAGCGAATTCCAGAGATCCTTGCACTTCTGTTCGATACTCTCGTCTTTGACGGTGACGTCATAGCTGACCGTCATCTTGGGGCGGTGCTCCTTCCATG
It encodes:
- a CDS encoding UxaA family hydrolase, yielding MRSILRIHPADDLIVALQPLKAGHTYQLDHEAWSLPGDIGAKQKFAARNFAAGDRVTMYGVTVGRTTQAIAAGALVHTHNLKHDSDAFGGKQQEIAWSTPDVSRWKSRTFAGYKRPTGRAGSANYWVVIPLVFCENRNLNFMREALQTELGYKKTGPYQQFARQLAAMHQKGVSKSELEALAASIDETSTSKPLFPHVDGVKFLEHGLGCGGTRQDAEALCALLAGYIAHPNVAGATVLSLGCQHAQVSLLEKALADHHPHFAKPLHIFEQQKSASERDMMSRAIKTTFLGMAEANDLRREPCPISDLIVGVECGGSDGFSGISANPAIGHTADLLVALGGTAALSEFPELCGIEQELSNRCVTATLADRFVHLMRAYQRAAEACGSGFDANPSPGNIRDGLITDAIKSAGAAKKGGTSPVTDVLDYPEPITKPGLALVCTPGNDVESTTALAGAGCTVMLFSTGLGTPTGNPICPTLKISTNTELALRMGDVIDYDAGPIITGKKTVEQAGEEMLELTIATASGEYTPKAVALGQDDFLPWKRGVSL
- a CDS encoding FeoA family protein, whose translation is MPTATTLCQLPPGASAVIEDIPVGHDEHITRLRELGLVPGTKVRLVRRAPLGDPIEISVRGSRLAMRRSEAQHIKILPQ
- the feoB gene encoding ferrous iron transport protein B, which codes for MSGAVADVMPEQPAGVSTRETLFAIVGNPNCGKSTIFNALTGLKQKVANYPGVTVEKREGSCMSLHGKRMRLIDLPGAYSLNARSPDEAVVRDVLFGRRRDTPRPDAVVIVADAANLERNLYLTTQVLELGLPALVVLNMMDVAEAKQWRIDLAQLSQKLGVPIIPMQASVGKGLVELKAAMSRKLEAPPKHEPPMPADITRALNEVRGDLVNAGAVHNEASLLEPLYLISDHDPEHYGIKDEHVNRIAAAHDTLEKKFPGWEDTLAGARYEAIEKMLDGVLRRPEREESTFTDKLDRFLLHPVWGVVTLIGLMAVLFYTVFSVAEGPMGWIEDAFGAIGSWVEGAMPEGDLRDLIVNGVVAGVGGVVVFLPQILILFFFIGLMEDSGYMSRVAFIMDRIMGKVGLNGKSFVPFLSAYACAVPGIMATRTIASLKDRIVTILVTPLASCSARLPVYALMIAAMLPSGEVPAWTKAMILLAMYLLGTVGAFFFAWIFNRTLMKGQSSLMVLEMPSYKRPSIRQLLLFMLERGRIFLRRAGTVILGLSILLWAAMTYPKTPDADKSVNLANSIAGQAGHLVEPLIKPLGFDWKIGIGLIASFAAREVFNSTMGIVYAVQEEDDEESVHLREHMAAEKWPDGSPVFTPLVCVSIMVFFVFAMQCLSTVAVVKRETNGWKWPLFQIGYMTAAAWLASFIVYQGGCLLGF
- a CDS encoding FeoB-associated Cys-rich membrane protein, with protein sequence MNASNDWQSWAALLVVIGTVIVFVKRTFWKKKRAGGCASCGSGPSKPVTSSRISPR